The genomic interval GGTTTCATTCAggaggtatatatattttaataatagtaataagagCTCTGTTAAGGCGATGTCTGtagatgataataaaataaactctaaTGGATAGggaagaatatttaaatttaataagtttcAACTGTAAGGGTATTAAAAGGTCATATGAGTGTGTTCGGTCTCTATGCCAAACTGCAGATATTATAGCCATACAAGAAACTTGGTTACTAGAGCCTGAGATACCTATTCTTGCCGACATTCATCAGAACTTTATGTATACTGGTAAATCAGCTTGTAGGAActacatttcaatattttcattcgTACATGCGTTGGCGTCAACAGACGCGCTCCGACTGAAGCAAAATCCAAGTCCCGCCTTATTTATACGACGCGAGAAGCGGCAAGCGCGTGTGGCGCTCACCTAGCGCACTCCAACGGATTTTCGTAGCAAACTCATGAAATGAATATACGAAATTGCAGCGTCGGGATTGGTTGAAAAATCGAACCTTTAATTCGTCGTTcaatttccaaaatattttaatttgtaatgttcCACTCCTAATTGGCTGACTCCTAATGTAAATTTTGTAGTTTTTGTTGTTAAGAAGTGTTCTTTCTCTCAAGAAAATCCCAGAAGCAGTACCTACAATAAATTAGCTAGGGACCAGTACCCCTACAGTGGTGACCTACTGACGTTGAGAAAATGGATCAAGATACCGCGGCTCAAGACCCCAAACCTCTGGCCGAAGTAGACCTGGCAGCCATCTCCGTACAGTCACGGATACTACCATTCTGGAGGGACCTTCCACGAGCCTGGTTCATACAATTTGAAGCTGTCGTCGACCCCTTGAAGACGTCCGATGATCAGAAGTTCCGTTACGTCCTGCAACAGCTGCAGGCCACGGACCTGCAACACGTCACCGACATTCTATACGACACGCCGGCTACTGATAAATACATCACATTAAAGAACCGACTACTTACCGTATATGAAAAATCCGACGTAAAGAACTTCTAAAAACTCGTCAGCGGTCTACAGCTGGGAGACCAGAAACCCTCTCAATTACTTCGCAAGATGCGAGAACTAAGCGCCGGTATGATTACGAACGAAGGGCTCCGTATCGAGTGGCTCAACTATTTACCTACTCAGATACGCGTTGTTCTATCCGTAAATACGAAAATTGCCGTCAAAGCATTTTAGAAGCTACAACCCTGACTCATCCAGTCCCCGGTAGTGCACTCAGTATCATGACGGACGCTTCTGATCATAGTCTCGGCGCCGTAATACaacaaaaagttaataataaatggaAACCACTCCCCTACTTTTCAAATGCAATGAGCGCTACACAACGCCGCTACAGTGTATATGATCGCGAATTATTAGCAATATATACAGCTGTAAAACACTTCCGACGACTCATCGAGGGATGCGAAGTAAGCGTGTACACAGATCACAAGCCACTTGCCTACGCATTACATTGCCAAGCTAAAAGTACCGACACACCACGCCGAGAACGACAACTACATTTCATAAGTCAGTTTTGTACAAGTATTAACTACATTCAAGGCGAAGAAAACATAGTCGCCGACGCACTTTCTCGCATAGAAGACATACAGTGTCCAACCGTAATTGATTTTACACAGTTAGCAATCGACCAGAGTAATGACGAAGAATTGAAATCAATTAGAAAACAGCCGAACTTGCGATTTACAACTATCGCGATGCCCGGTATAAGCCAACCAATCACGTGCGAGCTGTCAACCGACACACCGCGGCCGTACCTACCGAACACATATCGCTATGCTGCATTCAAAGCGCAACACGAATTATGTCACCCGAGCGTACGGACTACCAGGAAGCAAATAACCGCGAAGTACTTCTGGCCCAACATGAACAAAGACGTCGGAATATGGACTAAGGCATGCGTCAATTGTCAACGAGCAAAAATACATCGACACGTCGTGACACCTTTAGGCCAATTTCCACCGTCGCAGCGCTTCGAACACCTACAAATCGACATAGTGGGACCGCTACCACCATCAAACGACTATCGATACTGTGTCACTATGATCGATCGCTGTACGAAGTGGCCCGAAGCAGTGCCCGTTCAAGAAATTACCGCAGAAAATGTAGCTAAAGTTTTTTATGAAAACTGGATCGCACGTTTCGGTTGCCCGCTACGCATATCGACGGACCAAGGCCGCCAGTTCGAATCCGAGCTATTCAAATCCTTAATGAATAAATTCGGAATAACAAGAATTCGAACCACTGCATATCATCCACAGTCTAACGGCCAAGTCGAAAGGTGGCATCGAACCCTTAAAGCGTCACTAATAGCACAAGAAGCCACAATACAATGGACGGACAAATTACCCATCGTGCTATTGGGTTTACGAACGGCGTTACGTAAAGACAATTTCAGTCCTGCAATAATGACGTACGGAACAACATTGCGAATACCTGCCGATTTCTTCGTGCCTACACAACCAAAAATAAACGACACAGAATACGTACGCCGCCTAACGGAAACCATGGCAACGCTACAACCAGCGCCACGCAAACACACTGCCCAACAAAAACCCTTCATCTATAAAGACCTAACGACGTGTACGCATGTGTTTGTGCGCAATGACATGGTTCGAGCTCCGCTTACGCCGCCATACGATGGCCCGTACAAAGTTTTAAAACGCTACgataaatatttcaagattCAATTGCCCCTACGTACAGCAATCGTAACATTGGATCGACTCAAACCAGCCTACATTTATAATGCAAATCCATCAGAAGAGTTGCCCCATCCATCTGATACGACATCCGAATACACTACAAGATCTGGAAGAAAAATCAAACCTAAGGTACGATTTTCTTGAAGGGGAGTGATGTAGGAActacatttcaatattttcattcgTACATGCGTTGGCGTCAACAGACGCGCTGCGACTGAAGCAAAATCCAAGTCCCGCCTTATGTATACGACGCGAGAAGCGGCAAGCGCGTGTGGCGCTCACCTAGCGCACTCCAACGGATTTTCGTAGCAAACTCATGAAATGAATATACGAAATTGCAGCGTCGGGATTGGTTGAAAAATCGAACCTTTAATTCGTCGTTcaatttccaaaatattttaatttgtaatgttcCACTCCTAATTGGCTGACTCCTaatgtaaattttgtatatatatcgaCACATTtgccaaataaaattattccgaTCCGACCAGCAAGAAGTGTTCTTTCTCTCAAGAAAATCCCAGAAGCAGTACCTACAATAAATTAGCTAGGGACCAGTACCCCTACAAGCTGTTCATTTATCTGCGGGATTTTTACGAGGCAGACCGTACGGAGGCGTGGCATTGCTCTGGCgcaaaaatgtattaagtgCAGTGTAACAGTGACCGTATAACAGCAATAAAAGGCGTTATATCGAACCATGAGGTGTTAGTATTTAGTGTTTACATGCCCACTGACTCATTAGAAAACATTACAGAATTTAATGAATGCTTAAGTGATATTGTAGCTATAATAGAACATGTGATATTGAGTCTGTATATATCTTGGGAGATTTCAACGCACATCCGGACGGTTTGTTTGGTAAGGAAATGTTAAATTTCTGCATAGAACAGAAGTGGACGTGCGCCGATGTGGCCATGCTTGGAGACAGCAATAACTACACATTTATAAGCGAAACGCACGGATGTAGGCGCTGGCTCGACCACTGCCTGGTTACTGAGGCGGCGTGGCGGACTATAAACAACATAACGGTGCGTCATGATGTATACTGGTCAGACCATTTTCCACtacaaataaaatgtagttTACGTTTGATACGTGCGAAGTCACAAGCtcagaataaaaatgtaaaggtTAATAAAATACACTGGGGGGAAAGAAATGTATCGCAGTTAAATAAATACCATAACATATGTATGAGTGCTTTGAAAAACATAGATTTTCCGACTGAGCTGTCAAATTGCTGTGACAGAATGTGTGTGAATGTTAACCATAAAATCATCATTGATGAACTGTATCAAAAAACTGTAGAAGTCCTTCAGTCAGCTGCGATACAGAGTCATGAGTGTGGAGGGGTCGGGAGATGTAAGCATGTGGTGGGTTGGAATAAATACGTCAAATCTGCTCACAGAGAGGCCCgtgagaaatatattttgtggaGAGCAAACGGTATGCCTGCGTATGGCACAATCTATGATGACatgaaaataagtaaaaatgtctttaaaaataaattaaaattctgtcaaaataataaattaaaaattaggtTGGAGCTCATAGCAGAACATCATAAAAAGagaaattttgttaaattttggaaagaaacaaataaactcAATCCACGACCGCGCCTCCCTGCGAGCGTTGATGGAGTGACGGATGCAAATCAAATAGCTAACATCTTTAAAGACTATTTTAGAGTTCAGCCTACTCGGTGCTCTCACAAGCAGATGCTTGATGTCGGGGTGTCTGACTCGGAGAGTTCCGTTAGTTTTACGGCCCTTGACGTTAAGGAAACTGTAAAAAGTTTGGCAAAAGGGAGGTCTCCGGGTCATGACGGCTTGGGCGTCGAGCACCTATTATATGCTGGACCTCATGTCTATCGCATTCTAGCGATGCTGTATACATTTTGCATTCGTCATACGTATTTACCCACGGAACTTATGGCGAGTGTTGTGATAcctgttgttaaaaataaaactggtgATATCGCGGACAAAAGTAACTACAGGCCTATCTCTTTAACTACTGTGTTAGGTAAAGTATTTGATGGTTTGCTTGACCGTCTGTTGGGTAAATATGTAAAGCTAAACGATGctcaattcggttttagaagagaaCTATCCACAGAAAGTGCTATTCTCGCGCTGAAGCAGACCGTTAAATATTATACGGATAGAAAGACGCCAGTATATGCGGCTTTTCTCGACCTCTCCAAGGCTTTTGACCTTGTATGTTTTGAAAAACTGTggcttaaattaaaaagactGAAAGTGCCATCTGAGGTAGTTAATATGTTCAAATTTTGGTACAGTTCACAGACTAATCGTGTTAAATGGGCAAGTGAGTTCTCGGAAACTAATAAATTGGAATGTGGTGTGAGACAGGGAGGCCTGTCTTCGCCAGttctgtttaatatttacataaatgacCTAATTGATGAGCTCAGCAAAACAGGTGTAGGTTGTTCGATAGATGGTACAATTATAAACAACCTCAGTTACGCGGATGACATGGTTTTGCTGAGTCCCTCAATTAGCGGTCTTAGAAAATTACTTACTGTGTGTGAGTCCTATGCTGTGTCACATGGGCTGGTATACAATGAAAAGAAAAGTGAGCTCTTGATTTTTAAGGGTCGAAATAGCATATCAGATAATATCCCTTGTGTAACTCTAAACGGAACACAACTCCAAAGAGTTAAGAGTTTTAAATACCTGGGTCACATAGTCACCGAGGATTTATCTGACGATGCTGACATGGAGAGGGAGCGTAGGGCCTTGGCGGTACGATGCGGTATGATAGCTCGCAAGTTTGCACGTTGTACGAATGAcgtaaaaattactttttaaagcgTACTGTCAAAACTTATACACGTGTAGCCTGTGGATAAAGTATACGCGGAGGGCCTTCAATGCGCTGCGCGTACAGTATAACGATGCATTCAGGATACTGTTGGGGTTGCCGCGCTTTTGCAGTGCTTCACTAATGTTTGCTGAAGCCCGTGTGGATGATTTCTATGCTATCATTAAAAAAGAGAGCAGCATCTATAATGGCTAGGATGCGCAGAGTTCCTAACGGTATCCTGAATGCATTGATGCTGAAAATGGGTAGTCCATTTGTTAAGCATTGGGGGGAACTTCATGTATCTACTCGTTGTTTTAGACCCCTTATGTATgctaaataatagttaaaatatttactaacataGTTTTTTAAGCCTGTAACTAACACTGTGGATATTTAtctgttaataaacatttattattttttttttttttaaatctttatttgaaaagaggCTTTAGTCGCTGAGCGACTATGTCAGCCCCATCGTTCTAATTTACAAATCACTAACTtcttatcttaattaatttgattatcatAGAGTACACACTAATGGCCAATTTGGATGAAGGATTAGacaaaatcaaattacataacCCAACATcatgtaaattaatatcaaattctaATTCTAATGTATCACGTTCAGCTCCAATCCGAGCACACTCCACCAATGCGTGGAAAACATCTTCTCTTTTATTGCATAATGAACAATTGGGAGACTGTACGGTTTTCATCATGAACCCGAACGCATTCAGTGGAATGTGTCCGGATCGGAGTCTTAAGCTCGTAACCAACATTTGTCGACTCAGCGGAACATTAATAAACCACGGTATTTTAGGCGGCTCATTCATAATGGTTTTATACCAAATACCTTTTTCCACTGACCTCTTGTTAAAATACTCCTTCCAAATTtccatacatttaattttaatatctctcaaaatatttgtgaaaaaaGGTATATGGTTTACAGGTATACCTTCTACAATTCCCATCTTTGCACCAATATCAGCAATTTCATTACCTATCAAATTGACATGTGATGGGACCCActgaaactttatatttttaccgcgtgtttgtaaattcaaaaataaatccaaAATACAATATGCTACAGGCAACCCTCGCTTTCCCGAGGTGCACCGAGCTAAATGTTGTAGGGCACTTTTAGAATCACTAAGCACTACGAAATTATTACCTTGACATGAGTTGATGTATGATAAGCATTCAGATATTGCAAATAGTTCAGCTTCCATAATGGATATTttgctatttaatttaaattttgatgtcGTATCAGCTTGTGGATCATAAAATGATGCCCCAATTCCGTTATCATCTCTGGATCCATCCGTGTAAATTTGATAGTAATCACTATACTTTTGTTGAATGGTTGCTATACAGTTTTCTAACAACATGACTGAGCTATGACTTCTTTTAGAACCATGTACATTATTGATGCAAAGACACAAATGTGAATTAATGTCTATGTTAGTGACCCATGTAGATAGAGAAAACATTTCTAAAAGTTGTGAACTATGTACGTTTATATCAAATAGTTTAGTGTATACAATAACTAGCAATGGTTTGGTTTTATTATTCCAATAACCAGAATTCTCACATATAGCAGCTAATTTCCGAATAACGACAATAGTGTCACCGTTATCAAAAGACtttgtttttaacaaaaatttcgAAGCTAGATATCTTCTACGTAAAAACATCGGTTGTAAACACAATTCAGATTCCATCGTGTGTATAGGGCTACTCTTAATAAAACTTCCTATCATTCTCATTGCTTGGTTTTGAACCTGgtctatttttttcaaatttgtccTGGCACTAGTGTCTATTAAAAAACTTGCATAATCTAACCTACTCCGTATGATTGAGATATACAACTGTCTTAAGTGTAATGGATGAACACCCCAAGATGATCCTACtagtacattaaatatatttaaaaatttcttagCTCTACTACATATTTCGTTAATTTGTTTTCCCCATCTTAATGACCTATCCAACCATAGACCCAGATACTTAACCGTTTGTACATTTTCAAGAGGGACCTCATCAATAAGAACGTTAACCTGCTGGTGTAATCTACGCcttgaaaataaacatattttactttttattggtGATAAATCCAGTCCTAAGTTCTTTAACATTATGGATAAACTATCTAATGCATTTTGTAAAGTAATAGTCATCAATCTTAAATTTTGGCCCGATACATACAAGGCAAAATCATCTGCATACTGAGAAATAAAAACTCCTTCGATATTTTTACAGATAGCACTAGTTGcaacattgaataaaattggAGACATTGGATCCCCCTGCGCCAAACCCTTGCAAGTCCATCTTGTGACTGAGTTATTAGTTTGTGATTCTAATATAGTTATACGTCTTTCAATAAGATACTCCCAAATGTATCTGCATATAGAAGATCCAACTTCCATATCATCTAATATACGTGTAACCTGTAcaatatcaatgttattataaGCATTGTTTACATCTACAAAGCAACCTaatgtttgttgtttatttgaaaacccAATTTGAATTTGGCAAACTAATCTGACTAAATTATCTAAACAAGATTGTGACTTTCTAAAACCTACAGTgctattagaaaataatttatttttttcaaaatgccACTCAAGAcgtgtaataatattatgtaatattttacataaacaagAAATAAGCGATATTGGTCTTAAAGATGATATATCACTTGGATCACGACCCGGTTTTGGGATCGGCACAATCTTAACTTCCCTCCATTGTGGTGGAATTTTCCCTTCAAATAAaagtctattaaaaatatgaattaatatttgtttattaggaAAATGATATATCATCGAATATGAAATAGCATCAATACCTGGGGCcgtatctttaatttttaaaatattgtttagttcTTGTACCGAAATAGGGGATTCTAAATAACTATTATGAGAATGAAAATTGGGCGATTTTGGTAAAACGTAATCCGGCGTTAACTGTTTTAGGAGCATGCAAGCTTTTTCCCAATCCAAATTACTTTTGTAACTCTTGTAACCTTTAAGCCATTGCATTTTCCGCCACATCTCACCACTAGATAGGACTTGTGAAATAGTACTGCAGAATTGTTGAAACGAATAGGCTATTGCCCGTCTAATAAGTTTTTGAGCATTCGAgactttttctttaaaattacttaaatttatcgGTGTAGGATTCCGTCTAAGCTGTGCTAACGCTCGCCTCCGTTCAGCCACAGCTTTAGATAATTCGGGTGACCAATAAGGTTTCGGTCTGAATTTAGACGTGGGATTTTCACAGTACTTGATCACAGGGATCGATGCGTCAGCCGCTCGCAAATGTGATATCCGGAGAACTTTTCTGCCAATTATTTGAGATGTATTTAATTCGCGTTGAATCTCCGTTATTAAgtgaaacataattatattcaacagAAGCGTCATATATTTGAACAACCCTACTATTTTGTTTAGATGACCAATTTAAATGGTGTGCGTTGAAGTCCCCCCCTATAATTGTTTTATGAGACAATTTTGAGAATAATAACTTCCAGTCGCAACTAGACGTGTTAATATTTGGCGGACAATATACTAAAATCACATTTTCTAAAAGACAacagttaaaaattttaatatgcaaTGCTTGTATATGCCGGTTAGGTAAACTAATACTATTACACTGccctttaattgttttatgaacAACAACAGCGATTCCTCCGTATGAGTCATCACGATCCTGCCTATAAacattatatgaattaatttttaaacaactgCCGGGCTGCAACCAGGTCTcagatattaaacaaatatgtattttttcctgaagtaaaatattttctaaagcaTATAGTTTCGGTCTTAAGCTTTGAGCGTTCCATtgcaataatttaacttttattactttgCTATTGCTATCCACTGATAAATTTACTGATAAATTCCAAAATACAACTCATATACGGCCAATCAGAAATATTATCAACCACCACAAGAATAACCCATTCAATACAACACTTAatagaattttgaaatttttcacttaaagttaaatttttaataaataatatttctttcaaacgTGATACAAGCTCGCTAAAATGCACCtcgcttttattattatttatgatactaTGGTCATCGTTATCAGTTGATCTGTGTGGAGTGCAGTCCGGCTCAATACACCTGTCCCGCTCTGACTCATTCATTTTACTATTTGCTGTTCCGACTGTGTTTTTGACCTTGCTATTATTTTGTTGTGACTTAGTTCGCTTCTGAGTAAACAAATGTGAGAATTCTGGTAAGATTGGCGTATATTTATGCGTAGTAGATTCTTCATTTTGCAGATGCATAAAACTAtttgaagtaataatattttgtttttcctcgttttgttttattatttgccGTGATTCCGGTAATGATTCTGGCCGCACATATAAATTACGCGCACTCCGGTATGAGCAGTTAAACTCTGCCATTAATTCCCGTAACCTTTTTTCTCTTAAATAAATAGGGCAGTTCCTATTCAGCGCCATGTGATTACCATTACAATTAACGCACTGATATTCTTTAACTTCACAATTTTCATGTGAACCGCCACACTTAGGACAAATAATCACCCGAGACGAACATCTGGCTTTAGGATGCCCGAATTTCCAGCATCTTGAGCATTGTGTGGCCGGGAAAATGTACGGCTCCACCTTGGTACGCAAGTTATCGATGTATACATAGTCCGGCAAGGAGGAACATTTAAAGTCAATACGCGCAACTTCACTAGGTATCCATTGACCATCCTCATTTCTCCGTTTAAGTCTTTTTAAAGCTAGGATCTGTATGTTATTAGGACACTTAATCGCATCTAAAACCTGACTGTCAGTTAGTTCAAGGTCCACATTTCTTATAATTCCATGAGTAACGTTAACTTCTGACTCTCGATACACTCTCCAGCCTTTCTTTTCAAAATCCGGGCAACTTATAACTTTGCTAGCGTAGTCATCATTTGGAACTTCCAACTTAATTCTATAcggattaatatattttatttttattatttcgataaaGTTGAGTGATGTAAATAGCTTGGCAATAGCAAATTGTTTTGGTAATTTTTCTCTACTCGATATAAAAATTTCAGTTCTAATTTGGCCTTGTTTCCTAATCTTCTTTTCCACCTTTGTCCATCCATTATCTTCTTCCTCTCTGCCTCGCTTTATCGGTCTATCTAAAGTGATATTTTCTTTCTCTTTAACGTCCTCCTCCATGAATACATGCTcataatttttcttattgtgATCCATTAGAATTGGCGATATCCAACCACGTAATTCTTCGTCCTGACTCATGTCTGAGTTTTTCTCCTTCTGCTCACACTCACAATCATCCGGATCCATACCTTACAATCTTTGCGGAAACCTGCATAGCAGGCCCGCCTTAATAAACGTAAACAACtaagataatt from Vanessa cardui chromosome W, ilVanCard2.1, whole genome shotgun sequence carries:
- the LOC124542463 gene encoding uncharacterized protein LOC124542463 is translated as MDPDDCECEQKEKNSDMSQDEELRGWISPILMDHNKKNYEHVFMEEDVKEKENITLDRPIKRGREEEDNGWTKVEKKIRKQGQIRTEIFISSREKLPKQFAIAKLFTSLNFIEIIKIKYINPYRIKLEVPNDDYASKVISCPDFEKKGWRVYRESEVNVTHGIIRNVDLELTDSQVLDAIKCPNNIQILALKRLKRRNEDGQWIPSEVARIDFKCSSLPDYVYIDNLRTKVEPYIFPATQCSRCWKFGHPKARCSSRVIICPKCGGSHENCEVKEYQCVNCNGNHMALNRNCPIYLREKSINAFRIPLGTLRILAIIDAALFFNDSIEIIHTGFSKH